From the genome of Rarobacter incanus, one region includes:
- a CDS encoding S8 family serine peptidase, translated as MISQGNDGDYVDVGSSPAVSERTVAVAAANKSKQIADFSSRGVHGSFKERVKPDVTAVGVDVRSAKSGSGSDAASASGTSMSAPVTSGVLAIEMSGHSSWRTGDDTAALRFKSTLMNTASTDVLDSAGNSYSLSRTGTGMVNAYDAARSDVWLASDDNDHLVTASFGVVEAAQPLTETRTITVHNEGTAGHTFNAKYVGRYDAPGVSFSVSPSTFTVAAKQTAKVTITLTISDPSQLRRVIDPTMKTTTSIANGSSKLPRQYVTEAIGMLDLQIANPDQDSHPFLRLGVYAAPKLATEITAQAPMFDGSDPLVGKVALTGTGYDIGNPGTGVTQPLTMAFQWGATDDVNSTDPKANLKRQSDIDVVGAATNSPSLTDKSKGTLYFALAVRGGDHHRIASMAA; from the coding sequence GTGATCTCCCAGGGCAACGACGGCGACTACGTCGATGTCGGGTCCTCGCCCGCGGTGTCGGAGCGGACCGTGGCAGTCGCGGCGGCGAACAAGTCCAAGCAGATCGCGGACTTCAGCTCGCGCGGCGTCCACGGATCGTTCAAGGAGCGCGTCAAGCCGGACGTAACGGCGGTCGGAGTCGACGTTCGCTCCGCGAAAAGCGGAAGCGGTTCGGACGCAGCCAGCGCCAGCGGCACTTCCATGTCCGCACCCGTCACGTCCGGGGTCCTTGCCATCGAAATGAGCGGGCACTCGTCCTGGCGCACTGGCGACGATACGGCGGCGCTACGCTTCAAGTCGACCCTGATGAACACGGCCTCGACCGACGTTCTTGATTCCGCGGGCAATTCGTATTCGCTGTCGCGCACGGGCACGGGCATGGTTAATGCCTACGACGCGGCTCGCTCCGATGTGTGGCTTGCCTCTGACGACAACGATCACCTGGTGACCGCCTCGTTTGGGGTGGTGGAGGCCGCGCAGCCGCTGACCGAAACGCGGACCATCACCGTGCACAACGAGGGAACGGCGGGGCACACCTTCAACGCGAAGTACGTGGGACGCTACGACGCGCCCGGTGTGAGCTTCAGCGTTTCGCCCAGCACCTTTACCGTCGCCGCCAAGCAGACGGCCAAGGTCACCATCACGTTGACGATTTCGGACCCCTCGCAGCTGCGCCGCGTTATCGATCCCACGATGAAGACAACGACCTCCATCGCGAACGGCAGTTCCAAACTGCCCCGGCAGTATGTGACCGAGGCAATCGGCATGCTCGACCTGCAAATCGCCAACCCCGACCAGGACTCCCACCCGTTCTTGCGGTTGGGCGTCTACGCCGCCCCGAAGCTGGCAACCGAGATCACCGCGCAGGCACCAATGTTCGACGGCAGTGATCCGCTGGTCGGCAAGGTGGCCTTGACCGGGACCGGCTACGACATCGGGAACCCGGGCACCGGCGTGACCCAGCCGTTGACGATGGCGTTCCAATGGGGCGCGACCGATGACGTCAATTCCACCGACCCCAAGGCAAACCTCAAGCGGCAAAGCGACATCGACGTGGTGGGTGCGGCGACCAACTCGCCTAGCCTTACCGATAAATCGAAGGGAACTCTTTACTTCGCGCTAGCTGTTCGCGGCGGCGATCACCATCGAATCGCGTCAATGGCTGCGTGA
- a CDS encoding S8 family serine peptidase — protein sequence MKNVSTWVAATAAAALVMVGSLAGGATAHAVSAQPLKPKESAQSQDFDGTQSVGEADWLDDASGRQSVFIQTTGGSALVTMARQQNKGLSKSAAASRAKTQAAATQVTTDAIADKVRSLDPGATIMYDSQHTVPGIAVRATVGALQKVRQRSDVITIVELPRYAEPTAEAADDKSATGTVTTSNAQTSDLVRAIEAWKQKNQGQDVVVAVADSGLDYTHADFGGPGTTAAYDSAVAAAKGSVPTGLMNTEKVVGGIDLYGTDGTGNNPDNNPIPTRKDNTDHGTHVAGSIAGWGVNSNGSTYDPGSRDYSRVSDASQLSSLKVAPGMAPRAKLYGIKIFGDDGSGTGLAMKAMEHVAKITATTNIKIDIENESLAGATATRTTTTKKRPSRHSMPLELSR from the coding sequence ATGAAGAACGTTTCCACCTGGGTTGCCGCAACCGCGGCCGCCGCCCTCGTGATGGTCGGATCCTTGGCGGGTGGAGCAACCGCGCATGCCGTATCCGCGCAGCCGCTCAAACCGAAGGAATCGGCGCAATCGCAGGACTTCGATGGGACCCAGTCGGTGGGTGAAGCCGACTGGCTCGACGATGCGTCCGGGCGGCAAAGCGTTTTCATCCAAACCACGGGCGGGTCCGCGCTAGTGACCATGGCACGGCAACAGAACAAGGGGCTCAGCAAGTCGGCAGCTGCGTCGCGCGCCAAGACCCAGGCTGCCGCCACGCAGGTGACTACCGACGCAATCGCCGACAAGGTCAGATCGCTGGACCCTGGCGCGACAATCATGTACGACTCGCAGCACACCGTGCCCGGAATCGCGGTGCGCGCCACGGTCGGGGCGTTGCAGAAGGTGCGCCAGCGTTCCGATGTCATCACCATCGTGGAGCTGCCGCGCTACGCGGAACCAACCGCGGAAGCCGCCGACGATAAGTCGGCAACCGGCACGGTCACGACGTCCAACGCGCAAACCTCCGACCTGGTGCGGGCCATCGAGGCCTGGAAGCAGAAGAACCAGGGGCAAGACGTCGTTGTTGCCGTTGCCGATTCCGGCCTGGACTACACGCACGCGGACTTCGGCGGGCCCGGAACCACCGCGGCCTACGATTCAGCAGTGGCCGCGGCCAAAGGTTCCGTGCCAACGGGCCTGATGAACACCGAGAAGGTCGTCGGTGGCATCGACCTTTACGGCACCGACGGAACCGGGAACAACCCCGACAACAACCCCATCCCTACCCGCAAGGACAACACCGACCACGGGACGCACGTGGCCGGCTCGATCGCGGGATGGGGAGTCAACTCGAACGGTTCCACGTACGATCCGGGCAGCCGCGACTACTCGCGCGTGAGCGACGCCAGCCAGCTCTCCTCCCTCAAGGTTGCCCCGGGCATGGCCCCGCGCGCGAAGCTATACGGAATCAAGATTTTCGGGGACGACGGGTCCGGCACGGGACTAGCCATGAAGGCGATGGAACACGTCGCAAAGATCACCGCGACGACCAACATCAAAATTGACATCGAAAATGAATCCCTGGCGGGGGCTACGGCAACCCGGACAACGACTACGAAGAAGCGACCGTCGAGGCACTCAATGCCATTGGAATTGTCGCGGTGA